The following nucleotide sequence is from Methanolinea sp..
CCGGAGGCATCTCTTTGTGCACCCCGGTCTTTGCAAACATAGCCCAGTCGGGGGGCCGTATCTCCGGCCGCTTTTTCAGCTCCTCGGCAAGGGCCGGGATAAAGCGATCGGCCGGGATATCATATACCGTTGTCATCCTCTATTACCTCAGTGTCATCGAAATGATGTAACAGTCTTTACATATTGGTTCATAATACTTTTATATATTTCGAGCATTCCGCCGCCGCAGGAAAACGCTGCCCGGTTCATGGTTTCTGCCGGTGGGCAAGCACGAATGTCCTGCCGCGGATTCCGATCAGGTCGGAACAGGTCCGGGCAGCCACGTCCCCGATATCGATCTCGACGCCAGGAAGGACCTTCACCTTCACCAACTTCCGCCGCTCGAGTTGATGGATAATCTCATCGACCACCGTCTGGCTGCATCCCTGTTTCCCGATCCAGACTGTCGGGCGGAGATCCTGCATGGCATGCTCATATTTTACGCGTTCCATGTCGCACCTCCAGAGGATACCGCATCTGTCTCCCGCACTCCCGGCAGGTGACGATCACCTTGCCACGGTGAATTCGCACCCGCATGTTCCTCCCCACGACCAGGAATGCATGGCAGTGGCGGCAGAACTGGCGCCTGAATTCCCGATCAATCCGCACCCTCTGCCGCATGGCGATTCTTCTGGCCAGGGCGACACAGCGGTGGCTGGCTGCAGGATATTCATCGAAGAATTCACGCGCCCGGACAAAGAGGATTGCAATCCTCTCCCGTGTGATCTTCCTGGCGTGGGGTGACGGGGAACGCATATGCTCACCTGGCTGTCGCTCCAGAGTATTTGCGTTCCGGGGTGATATAGCGGGCGGTTAGAGGATCTCCCCGCTGTTCCGGGGGGTTTTTTCCTGTTCCGGGTGGATGACGACGCGCCGGCCGCGGATCTCCAGCTTCCCTTCGCAGAAGAGCCGGGCGGCAAGAGGAAGACACCGATGCTCCTCCTGGAGAATCCGGCCTGCGAGCCGGTCTTCATCGTCTCCCTCAAGGACAGGGACTGCAGCCTGAAGGATGATGGGGCCGGTATCCATCCCTTCGTCAACAATGTGGACGGTACATCCTGATATTTTGACCCCGTACTCGATTGCCTGCCGCTGGGCATGAAGGCCGGGA
It contains:
- a CDS encoding YhbY family RNA-binding protein, encoding MERVKYEHAMQDLRPTVWIGKQGCSQTVVDEIIHQLERRKLVKVKVLPGVEIDIGDVAARTCSDLIGIRGRTFVLAHRQKP
- a CDS encoding ribonuclease P; this translates as MRSPSPHARKITRERIAILFVRAREFFDEYPAASHRCVALARRIAMRQRVRIDREFRRQFCRHCHAFLVVGRNMRVRIHRGKVIVTCRECGRQMRYPLEVRHGTRKI